A genomic stretch from Strongyloides ratti genome assembly S_ratti_ED321, chromosome : 1 includes:
- a CDS encoding Eukaryotic translation initiation factor 2-alpha kinase 4 — MVWTKSSSMSSEPGLPIEKPRKNYQIIQEEEIMVLKSMYPDNILSLKTVTAWKTWQPIDICMIIRPTESTSRHEMDKKENVNGKIGISLEKINNEIYVKIQFFCNTVYPDSVPSIRIIESKCIDERDKEKLINRLIKKASERKGDPMIADLYAEASEFLYELKKPTTKNLHEKMLVKEAEKYIQISRENDIINKATYEEVEAETKRRQKERESIQEEKEFYERKRLESLNKPKTLGAVGEGEMITCLDGQMKTFYIQKGEGDEVISTRRKVTSNHVKEFTVIDQVSQVYVSEWTFQWKDHSKKIQQFGKKSNNIPNSPSKAQPPDFGNFFNDLNRFIDTAKMTLVNVNNTDQSVYPYIFLTKKEIVNEPNHVHCKVIVGQLINRSDRSLEDVFDHLEQSEYGKILIPRVACQAVCALKWLHEEKLIHGRLGLDCIWLTSNDCIRISDWFVTGRLAKFAEEWDHLVKDCKPKLLRNGSSTETDNSITDCQVYGRSTKTDLVNLGRVLQVMSERIQKIKNEKNLLQVPPSGTLQQKEVDLNNFIQECDKVKSIDQLCNHTFLNHNLLTMPRSWFPGASKKDIEDLAKFDNDRLTDFFLVSYLGKGGFGEVLLANNKLDGNNYAIKRIPLFLSSKEMQKKIINEARLFSKLHHPNVVRYYNAWVSKCVVCKDDNNKNDTTTKTEEKNTFKDVVSNDKVEEIQDSYADWEPSYAYKDTEYTSTEESDNEEDDEVSEKDNSKKAPISRKLTLPIQTPYNGAFRKTSRTIFATPQGLNMTSQSNLNRSHDHDIASENEHISESSDFEVLFENDEVEEEGNSAVTDHLSTLSQLTVGRRSVTSDIVPSDDVGELRSCVETCDETSSENGDVKENEKSEKTFEILFIQMEYCEKQTLRNLIDSGNLMTNPEEIWRLFREMLAGLDYIHKKAMIHRDIKPLNIFIDAHNRVKIGDFGLATIDVNGRRNQVQLNLSDHTVTSSNPDEVLSQGGGDLTHDVGTALYIAPEIHADSGVSGKPYTSKIDVYSLGVVLFEMFYRPLPLGMERLVILPKLRNSLKFPEDFGCEITTTQVKKAKDVISWMLQNDQNKRPSISDLIKSDRVPLVGVEENEFQVAVKEILKNKRSTLNKWMYDTIFSVDSPFAMRHIFDKKTCLSLKDVSGQRVLEYIKKQMSEFFYLHGFTPYDCHTLIPEFSDINGKNKLSRTRSYKVVDKSGLILNLASDLRRNFVRVCARNGIDNVKRFCYGKIFSQVDDLPGTHPVERINCAIDIVGSQESSNELSGELLFMMANIPKQIVVLKTMKTILRVGDIRLYYAICKHIGITNDQLINSVRSTLAQFSMQTKEISHDEKIRRLLVAGLTKTVASSLLKFMESYLSLDLMKNGLIKQLQNSRYEEVQEIAKNVINDLVKIMECYESLSSSSKRQQSTIIFDPSMIVKSDLYSTSLSAIVSIYVPKFDGHESYKPCHIITGGRYDKYLESKRQVDDKKPLQPICAMGCSIDLSVISYLITNHLYKTGFCIPTFSTLVGYTDTKSLKNEAYKLLGELWKSGISGDVYHQSISNTEDAIEICKERGIKNLLLVVDKDSILVTENEGLQYGKNSPEYHAIHQQKFSIEDAVDYLVTCEEYSFDQINNGIFQNVVGTPSSSGPRRTRIRSRNNSNQNDRDSIAINDAGRNTTTISTPSHITATFANNADIIYALPEKPSHITKRKIESFIRNNFNEIIMTFSSKQRIIIIVSDVNTDLLRNIVANIDVHCSAEYFDSVYSEILVNCKVGKSKIKSSADVLGIELKKYLFTTIFQKVIILCSTQDEKFYKILC, encoded by the exons atggttTGGACAAAGAGTAGTAGTATGTCCTCTGAACCCGGATTACCAATAGAAAAACCAAGAAAAAATTACCAAATAATACAGGAGGAAGAAATTATGGTGTTGAAGTCGATGTACCctgataatatattatctttaaaaactGTAACTGCCTGGAAGACATGGCAACCTATAGATATTTGTATGATAATTAGACCAACTGAATCAACCAGTAGACATGAGATGGATAAAAAAGAGAATGTTAATGGAAAAATTGGAATAAGTTtagaaaagataaataatgaaatatacgttaaaattcaatttttttgtaatactGTTTATCCTGATAG tGTCCCATCAATTAGAATTATTGAGTCAAAATGTATAGATGAAAGAgacaaagaaaaattaataaacagattaattaaaaaagctTCTGAAAGAAAGGGTGATCCTATGATAGCTGATTTATATGCTGAAGCCAgtgaatttttatatgaattaaaaaaaccgacaactaaaaatttacatgAAAAGATGTTGGTAAAAGAAGCTGAAAAGTATATTCAAATATCTCgtgaaaatgatattattaataaagcTACCTATGAAGAAGTTGAAGCTGAAACTAAAAGAAGACAAAAAGAAAGAGAAAGTATTCAGGAAGAGAAAGAATTTTATGAAAGAAAAAGACTtgaatcattaaataaaccAAAAACATTAGGTGCTGTAGGTGAAGGTGAAATGATAACATGTTTGGATGGGCAAatgaaaacattttatatacaaaaaggTGAGGGAGATGAAGTTATTTCAACAAGAAGAAAAGTAACTAGTAATCATGTAAAAGAATTTACAGTTATTGATCAAGTTTCACAGGTATATGTATCTGAATGGACTTTTCAATGGAAAGATCATAGCAAAAAAATTCAACAATTTggtaaaaaaagtaataatattcCTAACTCTCCCTCAAAAGCACAACCACCTGATTTTggaaacttttttaatgatttaaacAGATTTATTGATACAGCTAAAATGACTCTAGTTAATGTTAACAATACTGATCAATCTGTCTATCCTTACatttttttgacaaaaaaagAGATTGTCAATGAGCCAAATCATGTACATTGTAAAGTCATCGTTGGCCAATTAATAAATCGATCAGATAGATCACTTGAGGATGTCTTTGATCACCTAGAACAATCAGAATATgggaaaattttaatacccAGAGTTGCTTGTCAAGCTGTATGTGCCCTGAAATGGTTACATGAAGAAAAGTTGATTCACGGAAGATTGGGATTAGATTGTATATGGTTAACATCAAATGACTGTATAAGAATCAGTGATTGGTTTGTTACTGGAAGATTAGCTAAATTTGCCGAAGAGTGGGATCATTTAGTTAAAGATTGTAAACCAAAATTACTTAGAAATGGTTCTTCAACAGAGACAGATAATAGTATAACTGATTGTCAAGTTTATGGAAGAAGTACCAAGACAGATCTAGTTAATTTAGGTAGAGTTCTCCAAGTAATGTCAGAAAggattcaaaaaataaaaaatgaaaaaaatttacttcaAGTACCACCTTCAGGTACTTTACAACAAAAAGAGGTTGacttgaataattttattcaagAGTGTGATAAAGTTAAATCAATTGATCAATTATGTAATCATACATTTTTGAATCATAATCTTTTAACAATGCCAAGATCATGGTTTCCAGGAGCtagtaaaaaagatattgaaGATTTGGCTAAATTTGACAATGACAGGTTAACAGATTTTTTCTTAGTATCATACTTGGGTAAAGGTGGTTTCGGTGAAGTTTTATTAgctaataataaattagatGGTAATAATTATGCTATAAAAAGAAttccattatttttaagttcTAAGGAGATgcaaaagaaaattattaatgaagCTAGATTGTTTTCAAAATTACATCATCCTAATGTTGTTAGATATTATAATGCATGGGTTTCAAAATGTGTTGTGTGTAaagatgataataataaaaatgacaCAACAACTAAAactgaagaaaaaaatacttttaaagatGTTGTTAGTAATGATAAAGTAGAGGAGATTCAGGATAGTTATGCAGATTGGGAACCAAGTTATGCTTATAAAGATACTGAATATACATCTACAGAGGAGAGTGATAATGAGGAGGATGATGAAGTATCAGAAAAAGATAATTCTAAAAAAGCACCAATATCAAGAAAGTTAACATTACCTATTCAGACACCATATAATGGTGCTTTTAGAAAAACATCAAGAACTATTTTCGCTACACCTCAAGGTTTAAATATGACGAGTCaatcaaatttaaatagaTCTCATGATCATGATATTGCATCAGAAAATGAACATATTTCAGAATCTTCTGATTTCGAAGTGTTATTTGAGAATGATGAAGTTGAGGAGGAAGGAAATTCTGCTGTAACTGATCATTTATCAACATTAAGTCAATTAACTGTTGGAAGGAGAAGTGTAACTAGTGATATTGTTCCATCAGATGATGTTGGTGAATTAAGAAGTTGTGTTGAGACATGTGATGAGACTTCTTCTGAAAATGGTGatgtaaaagaaaatgaaaaaagtgagaaaacttttgaaatactttttattcaAATGGAGTATTGTGAAAAACAAACACTAAGAAATCTTATTGATTCTGGTAATTTAATGACAAATCCTGAAGAAATTTGGAGATTATTTAGGGAGATGCTTGCTGGATTAGattatattcataaaaaagcTATGATACATAGAGACATTAAaccattaaatattttcattgaTGCTCATAATAGAGTTAAAATTGGTGATTTTGGTTTAGCAACTATTGATGTAAATGGTAGAAGAAATCAGgtacaattaaatttatctgaTCATACTGTAACATCATCCAATCCTGATGAAGTTTTATCACAAGGTGGTGGTGATTTAACTCATGATGTTGGTACTGCATTATACATAGCACCAGAGATTCATGCTGATTCAGGTGTTAGTGGTAAACCTTATACATCAAAAATTGATGTTTATAGTCTTGGTGttgttttatttgaaatGTTTTATCGTCCATTACCATTAGGTATGGAAAGATTAGTTATATTACCAAAATTAAGAAATTCACTAAAGTTTCCAGAAGATTTTGGTTGTGAAATAACAACAACACAAGTTAAAAAAGCTAAAGATGTCATTAGTTGGATGTTACAAAATGATCAAAATAAAAGACCATCAATTagtgatttaataaaatcagATCGTGTACCACTAGTAGGTGTTGAGGAAAATGAATTTCAGGTAGCtgttaaagaaattttaaaaaataaacgatcaacattaaataaatggaTGTATGATACTATATTTTCTGTTGACTCACCATTTGCCATGAGACATATATTTGACAAAAAAACttgtttatcattaaaagatGTCAGTGGGCAAAGAGTGctagaatatataaaaaaacagatgtcagaatttttttatcttcatgGTTTTACACCATATGATTGTCATACTTTGATACCAGAATTTTCTGACATTaatggaaaaaataaattatcaagaACTAGAAGTTATAAAGTTGTTGATAAGTCTggattaatattaaatttagcTTCTGATTTAAGAAGAAATTTTGTACGTGTATGTGCCAGAAATGGAATAGATAATGTTAAAAGATTTTGTtatggtaaaatatttagtcaAGTTGATGATCTACCTGGTACTCATCCTGTTGAAAGAATCAATTGTGCCATAGATATTGTTGGTAGTCAGGAATCTTCAAATGAATTATCTGGAGAGTTGCTTTTTATGATGGCAAATATTCCTAAACAGATAGTTGTTTTGAAGACAatgaaaacaattttaagAGTTGGTGACATTAGATTATATTATGCTATTTGTAAACATATTGGTATTACTAATGATCAATTGATAAATTCTGTAAGAAGTACCTTGGCACAATTTTCTATGCAAACAAAAGAAATTAGTcatgatgaaaaaattagGAGATTGTTGGTGGCAGGTTTAACTAAAACTGTTGCTTCATCACTTCTTAAATTTATGGAatcatatttatcattagatTTAATGAAGAATGGTTTAATTAAACAGCTTCAAAATTCAAGATATGAGGAGGTTCAAGAAATAgcaaaaaatgtaataaatgaTCTTGTTAAAATAATGGAATGTTATGAATCTTTATCATCATCTTCTAAAAGACAACAatcaacaataatatttgatcCTTCAATGATAGTAAAATCAGATTTATATTCAACATCACTTTCAGCAATTGTTTCTATATATGTACCTAAATTTGATGGTCATGAAAGTTATAAACCATGTCATATAATTACCGGTGGAcgatatgataaatatttagaaagtAAAAGACAGGTAGATGATAAAAAACCTCTTCAACCAATATGTGCAATGGGATGTTCAATAGATTTATCTGTTATATCATATCTTATAActaatcatttatataagACAGGATTTTGTATACCAACATTTTCAACTCTTGTTGGGTATACTGATacaaaatcattaaaaaatgaagcatataaattattaggTGAATTATGGAAAAGTGGTATATCTGGTGATGTATATCATCAATCAATATCTAATACAGAAGATGCCATAGAAATTTGTAAAGAAAGaggtataaaaaatttattattagttGTTGATAAAGATAGTATACTTGTAACAGAAAATGAAGGTCTTCAATATGGTAAAAATAGCCCAGAATATCATGCAATAcatcaacaaaaattttcaatagaAGATGCTGTTGATTACCTTGTAACATGTGAAGAATATTCATTtgatcaaataaataatggaatatttcaaaatgttGTTGGAACACCATCATCAAGTGGACCAAGGAGAACAAGAATACGATCAAGAAATAATTCAAATCAAAATGATAGAGATTCTATTGCTATTAATGATGCTGGTAGAAATACAACAACAATCTCTACACCTTCACATATTACAGCAACATTTGCCAATAATGCCGATATAATATATGCTTTACCAGAGAAACCATCACATATAACAAAAAGGAAGATAGAAtcatttattagaaataattttaatgaaataataatgacattttcttcaaaacaacgtataataataatagtttcAGATGTTAATACGGATCTTCTTCGAAATATTGTAGCAAATATAGATGTCCATTGTAGTGCAGAATACTTTGATTCTGTTTATTCAGAGATTCTGGTTAATTGTAAAGTTggaaaatcaaaaataaaatcatcaGCAGATGTTTTGGGAATagaattaaagaaatatctttttacaacaatttttcaaaaagttattatactTTGTAGTACACAAGATGAAAAATTCTACAAGATTCTTTGTtga
- a CDS encoding Short-chain dehydrogenase/reductase SDR family and Glucose/ribitol dehydrogenase family and NAD(P)-binding domain-containing protein: MWFIIVTILVIIIGIRKFLEILTIDDIKGKVVVITGCDSGFGYETAIKCCQNGMIVFGGCLTNLGATELEKRCNKMEGKLFTFIVDVSDDDSMKSGCEKVKQIMKKLLISNIYGLIVNAGILGDCGPFDWLSTKNYKDVFEVNTFGGIRTVEHFKELIKKSNGRIIITTSVCGRVAIPNIGPYSCSKYAMEAFCDILRLEMKPFNVKVICIEPGFFKTPLTKTDNITKMLERVYNNCSDNIKQQYGKDYFNFIVKQTKEHLIYRSSSNCHLVSEAYFRSLVSYLPYSRYQIGFDSKYVFIPLSFIPTEISDLLAQLFMLIKGAPKIVGINK, from the exons atgtggtttattattgtaacaatattagttattattattggtATTAGAAAATTCTTAGAAATTTTAACGATTGATGATATAAAAGGAAAAGTTGTAGTTATTACTGGTTGTGATTCag gattTGGATATGAAACAGCAATAAAATGTTGCCAAAATGGAATGATTGTATTTGGTGGTTGTTTAACAAATCTAGGTGCAACAGAATTAGAGAAACGTTGTAATAAAATGGAAGGcaaattatttacatttattgtTGATGTAAGCGATGATGATAGTATGAAAAGTGGTTGTGAAAAAGTTAaacaaataatgaaaaaattacttatttcaaatatttatggATTAATTGTTAATGCAGGAATCTTAGGTGATTGTGGACCATTTGATTGgttatcaacaaaaaattataaagatgTCTTTGAGGTTAATACTTTTGGTGGAATAAGAACAGTTGAacattttaaagaattaattaaaaaaagtaatggaagaattattataacaaCTTCTGTATGTGGAAGAGTTGCCATACCAAATATTGGTCCATATTCATGTTCTAAATATGCTATGGAGGCATTTTGTGATATATTAAGACTTGAAATGAAACCATTTAATGTTAAAGTTATTTGTATTGAACCaggtttttttaaaacaccATTAACTAAAACTGATAATATTACCAAAATGTTAGAACgtgtatataataattgtagtgataatattaaacaacaatatggaaaagattattttaattttattgtaaaacaAACTAAAgaacatttaatttatagaTCAAGTTCTAATTGTCATTTAGTTTCTGAAGCATATTTTAGAAGTCTTGTTAGTTATTTACCATATTCAAGATATCAAATTGGTTTTGATTCAAAATATGTCTTTATACCATTATCTTTTATTCCAACAGAAATTAGTGATTTATTAGCACAACTTTTTATGCTTATAAAGGGAGCACCAAAAATTGTTggaattaataaataa
- a CDS encoding Short-chain dehydrogenase/reductase SDR family and Glucose/ribitol dehydrogenase family and NAD(P)-binding domain-containing protein: MIRKILETLTINEISEKAILITGCDSGFGKHLALKCIRNGMVVFGTCMTEKGKNELFEEGKKYGSKCFPFIMDVTDDESCSNGLILVKENLKKLNLPGLHGIVANAGITGDPGPFDWMKVEDFKNVFDVNTFGVVRTIQYFIEEVKKVRGRIVLTSSLYGRVALQNLSAYSASKYAIQGLVDSLRREMKPFHVQVMCVEPGVFKTNMTNVETTEKLLKKVYDRQNENVKKQYDKKYLDTLLESMKDLFINKSSDSPDQVSDTYFKCLTSYWPKPRYQVGLDSQFIFAPLSLLPTEIQDYIIKILSFSSIEPKPNVIY, encoded by the coding sequence atgataagaaaaattttagaaactttaacaataaatgaaatatcaGAAAAAGCTATACTTATTACAGGTTGTGATTCAGGATTTGGAAAACATTTAGCATTAAAATGTATTAGAAATGGAATGGTTGTTTTTGGAACATGTATGACAGAAAAAGGTAAAAATGAACTTTTTGAAGAAGGTAAAAAATATGGATCAAAATGTTTTCCATTTATTATGGATGTCACTGATGATGAATCTTGTAGTAATGGATTAATATtagttaaagaaaatttaaaaaaattaaacttacCAGGTCTTCATGGAATTGTGGCAAATGCCGGAATAACTGGTGATCCTGGACCATTTGATTGGATGAAGGTtgaagattttaaaaatgtttttgatGTTAATACATTTGGTGTTGTTAGAactatacaatattttattgaagaAGTTAAAAAAGTTAGAGGAAGAATTGTTTTAACTTCATCATTATATGGTAGGGTAGCTTTACAAAATTTAAGTGCTTACAGTGCATCAAAATATGCCATTCAAGGATTGGTTGATAGTTTAAGAAGAGAAATGAAACCATTTCATGTACAAGTTATGTGTGTAGAACCAGgtgtttttaaaacaaatatgaCAAATGTTGAAACTACAgaaaaattacttaaaaaagtttatgatAGACAGaatgaaaatgttaaaaaacaatatgataaaaaatatttagatacATTACTAGAAAGTATgaaagatttatttattaataaatcatcAGATTCTCCTGATCAAGTTAGtgatacatattttaaatgtctTACAAGTTATTGGCCAAAACCACGTTATCAGGTAGGATTGGATtcacaatttatttttgcaCCATTATCACTTCTTCCAACAGAAATACAggattatattattaaaatactttcATTTTCTTCAATAGAACCCAAACCaaatgtaatatattaa
- a CDS encoding NAD(P)-binding domain-containing protein — protein sequence MWIIIILFFIFIILNSLRKKVYGRKIYEERNEKAIVVTGCDTDIGHELALKFASQSKTVFAACRTRKGIEELEREGKQFKGKVHAFIMSVDTMKVIRKIINVSRKY from the exons atgtggattataataatattattttttatttttataattttaaattctttaagaaaaaaagtgTATGGGAGAAAAATTTATGAGGAAAGAAATGAAAAAGCTATTGTTGTTACAGGTTGTGATACag aTATTGGTCATGAATTAGCATTAAAATTTGCCTCCCAATCTAAAACTGTTTTTGCTGCATGTAGAACTAGAAAAGGAATTGAGGAACTTGAAAGAGAAGGAAAACAATTTAAAGGAAAAGTTCATGCTTTTATTATGAGTGTTGATACAATGAAagttataagaaaaattatcaatgtatctagaaaatattaa
- a CDS encoding BcDNA.GM09489: MVLADLGRRIRVAIGKLGQATVINEDEVKSMLNEVCAALLESDVNIRLVKKLKDNCFKKINNEELLGGVNKRRVIQKTVFQELLALVDPGIAPYTPLKGRPNVIMFVGLQGAGKTTTCTKMAYYYQKKGWRTCLVCADTFRAGAFDQLKQNATKARIPFYGSYTEMDPVVIAADGVDKFKKEGFEIIIVDTSGRHKQEASLFEEMLQVSNAINPNNVVFVMDASIGQALEAQAKSFHETVPVGSVIITKLDSHAKGGGALSAVAATGSPVIFIGTGEHIDEFETFKPKQFISKLLGMGDLEGLVEKVSEISNMQDSAELLKRIKGGIFTLRDMYEQFQNIQKMGPFNQIMGMIPGFGPDFLSKGNEQESQNRLKRMMTIMDSMADKELDHPKATELFQKESTRVTRVSKGSGTTEIEVVELLNQYKKFADLIKKMGSMKGLFKGGDMNPMNMNPNQMMALNKQMSKMIDPRMLQQMGGMAGLQNSIFQNKAFQKFKK; encoded by the exons ATGGTTTTGGCAGATTTGGGTAGAAGAATTCGTGTTGCTATTGGTAAACTTGGCCAAGCAACTGTAATTAATGAGGATGAAGTTAAATCTATGTTAAATGAAGTATGTGCTGCATTACTTGAGTCAGATGTTAATATTagattagttaaaaaattaaaagataattgttttaaaaaaattaataatgaagAACTTCTTGGGGGTGTAAATAAACGTCGTGTCATTCAAAAAACGGTTTTTCAAGAATTATTAGCATTAGTTGATCCTGGAATAGCTCCATATACACCATTAAAAGGAAGGCCCAATGTTATTATGTTTGTTGGTCTTCAAGGTGCTGGTAAAACAACAACATGTACAAag atggcatattattatcaaaaaaaaggATGGAGAACGTGCCTTGTTTGCGCTGATACATTTCGTGCTGGTGCTTTTGAtcaattaaaacaaaatgcAACAAAAGCACGTATACCATTTTATGGTAGTTATACTGAAATGGATCCTGTTGTTATTGCAGCCGATGGTGTAGataaattcaaaaaagaaggatttgaaattattattgttgaTACATCTGGTAGGCATAAACAGGAAGCTTCTTTGTTTGAAGAAATGCTTCAAGTATCTAATGCAATTAATCCAAATAATGTTGTTTTCGTTATGGATGCTTCAATTGGTCAAGCTCTTGAAGCTCAAGCAAAGTCATTCCATGAAACAGTTCCTGTAGGATCtgttattattacaaaattagATTCACATGCAAAAGGTGGTGGTGCATTATCAGCTGTTGCTGCAACTGGAAGTCCTGTTATATTTATTGGTACTGGAGAACATATAGATGAATTTGAAACATTTAAAcctaaacaatttatttcaaaactTCTTGGTATGGGAGATTTAGAAGGATTAGTTGAGAAAGTTTCAGAAATTTCTAATATGCAAGATAGTGCGGAACTACTGAAACGAATTAAAGGTGGTATATTTACACTTCGTGATATGTATGaacaatttcaaaatattcaaaaaatggGTCCATTTAATCAAATTATGGGAATGATTCCTGGTTTTGGACCAGACTTTTTATCGAAAGGAAATGAACAAGAAAGTCAAAATAGATTAAAAAGGATGATGACAATAATGGATTCAATGGCAGATAAAGAATTAGATCATCCAAAAGCAACTGAGTTATTTCAAAAAGAAAGTACTCGTGTTACCCGTGTTTCTAAAGGTAGTGGTACAACAGAAATTGAAGTTGtagaattattaaatcaatataaaaagtttgctgatctaattaaaaaaatgggTTCAATGAAAGGTTTATTCAAGGGAGGTGATATGAATCCAATGAATATGAATCCTAATCAAATGATGGCTCTCAACAAACAAATGTCGAAAATGATAGATCCACGAATGCTACAACAAATGGGTGGTATGGCTGGTTTACAGAATTCTATTTTCCAAAATAAAGCTTTTCAGAagtttaaaaagtaa